The segment TCCTCATAGCTCATTATTTACTGTGCACCTCCCCTTGTTGTGCAAGCTTCAATGGCAGCTCCAAGCAAAAAGCACTGCCTTTTCCCGGATCGCTCCTGACCTTGATCTCTCCATGATGGTAATGAACAATCTCTTTGCAGATCGCCAGCCCCAATCCGGAGCCTTGAGCTTTGGATGAAGGCTGTCTCGCCTGGGCGAACCGTTCAAAAATGTGCTGATGAAGCTCGGGCTCAATTCCGATCCCGGTATCCTCTACAGTCACCAGCGCCGCAGGTCTGTTTCCTTCGATGCCACCCAGCACAAGACGCAGTGTAATACAGCCCCCCGGCTCGGTAAACCTGAGTGCATTGGAAATCAGATTAGACAGCACCTGCTCCAGGCGGAGCGGATCACCCGAAAGAACCCAGGGCAGCGCAGGCTCTGCCGGAACGAGGATAACGCATTGAATGCCTTTGTCTTCGATCTCCCACTCATACTTCTGAAACAGCTCCTTGAAAAAAACAACGGGGGCAAGCTCCTCCATCTGGAACGTGATCTGATTTGTCTCCAGCTTGCTCAGCTCGATGAGATCATGGATCATCCGCTCCATTAGAATAGAGCGCTCATAGATCCGGTTGGCATATTTAGGCGCATCAGCCGTTATGATTCCATCCCGCAGCGCCTTGGCAAAGCCCTTGATCGACGTAATCGGTGTGCCAAGCTCATGCGAGATGTTGGACAGCAGCCGGACGCGGAATTTCTCCAAATCTGCCATCTTGTGATTGGCCTCTTGAAGACTGGCATTACTCTGCTGCAGAGAATACGTCCTCTCTGCCACCGTCCGCTCCAGGGAACGGTTACTTTGCCAAAGCTGCTCGGCCAGCTGCTCCTTCTCCGCAATCGCCCGGGAGAAGCGCGCGGATAAATTCAACGCCTGCGTGATCAGAAAGCCTAGCAGACCGATGGACAGCAGATCATCGGTTGCCAGCAGGCCGGTGTAAAACAGCATGTCATTGAGTGCAAATAGCGTGAAGAACAGAAATCCGAGCGCCGTCGTGAGTGAGCCTCTTCTGCGCCTCACGGCAGAGAGGATATAAACAAACAGCGTGTACATCAGAACCGGAAACAGCAGACCCCAAATAAACAGCGACAAATAGTGGGTGTAGATCCGGGCAGGGGTCAGCAGAAAGAACAGGATAAAGCCGGCAAGCACAATCCCCGCTGTACGAGGCGCCCAGGACACTGACTCCTGCGGATACTCCCGGTTCACGAAGAAAATAAGCGTGAGCGCAACCATTGATATCGAGATGTACTCCGCCTTGACCGCCCACTCCCAAGACAGTCCCGGCAGAAAGTAGAGTGCTGTGGATTCACCCAATACGATGGTCCGGATACCCACGGATAGACAGAGACCGCCAAACAGGAGCACAGAAACCTCTTTTCTCCGGTTGAAATACACAAAGAAATAATACATTGACATCATGAAAAAAATCCCGATCACAAAAATTTGGGCCGCCACCCGGGACGTCCGCAGCCTGGAGATCGACTCCGAGGTACCGAGCTCCATTCCCTGCCAGATTCCGCTGTTGCGCTGATGAAAGTTCGCAACCTGAATCACAATATCATTCCAGCCCGTTACAGGTTCGAAATAAATCGTATCGGGATAGCTTTTGGGATGGGTGTCCTCCCGCTCGGTTCCCACCGTTCCGTTGCCGCCCCTCAGCGAGCCATTAATCCAGATCTCATATGCCGAAGCAATGCTCTTCGGGTAAATGCCGAGCGTCTGGCGGGGGGCGGTCCAGGCTTTAGGCAGCAGCACTTGCAGTCGGTATGTAGCATAGCCTTCGTGAGGCAGAGGTTGTCCATTCATGATGTATTCCGTCCACGGCATTGGCACCTGAACCCATAGCGGATCCAGATTGGAAGGCTCATTCGAAGCAAAGTCCGCCGGCTCCAGCAGCTGATCCCAATAAAATTCCCATTCCCCATCCAGCAAAAGAGTCCCTTGACTGCCGGGGTTCCATGCCGACAAGTCGGCATAGCCCTGCTTTGGTGCCACGATGATCGTTGAAGTGTCCGGGCTTTCCATGTCTTTGAACTTTGGATTTAATTGTGCGGCAAGAATGATAATAGCGCCCAACATTACAGCAGCGAGGCCGTACATGACAAGCCGCCGTCTGTCCTTTCGCTCGAACTGGACAAGCCTCATAGCAGGTAACCTCCGGTTACAGAAACTAAATTAGTTATATTATATCAGGGGACTCTCATCGATGCTGACAGAAAGCATCATTTTTTGCCATTACTTAAACAAAACTTAAACATCTATAGGTACTATGGATTACAGGAAAGCTACAACCGGGCATAAAGAACGAAAAGCTAGGAAAATAGTAGGGGGTTCCATCATGAATGGTTATTTCACGGTCTGCTGTACCGAAAGATCCCAGCACCATTATATCGACTTTCTGCTAAGCCGCTATGAGGATCTGAATTTAAAATATAGCT is part of the Paenibacillus algicola genome and harbors:
- a CDS encoding sensor histidine kinase codes for the protein MLGAIIILAAQLNPKFKDMESPDTSTIIVAPKQGYADLSAWNPGSQGTLLLDGEWEFYWDQLLEPADFASNEPSNLDPLWVQVPMPWTEYIMNGQPLPHEGYATYRLQVLLPKAWTAPRQTLGIYPKSIASAYEIWINGSLRGGNGTVGTEREDTHPKSYPDTIYFEPVTGWNDIVIQVANFHQRNSGIWQGMELGTSESISRLRTSRVAAQIFVIGIFFMMSMYYFFVYFNRRKEVSVLLFGGLCLSVGIRTIVLGESTALYFLPGLSWEWAVKAEYISISMVALTLIFFVNREYPQESVSWAPRTAGIVLAGFILFFLLTPARIYTHYLSLFIWGLLFPVLMYTLFVYILSAVRRRRGSLTTALGFLFFTLFALNDMLFYTGLLATDDLLSIGLLGFLITQALNLSARFSRAIAEKEQLAEQLWQSNRSLERTVAERTYSLQQSNASLQEANHKMADLEKFRVRLLSNISHELGTPITSIKGFAKALRDGIITADAPKYANRIYERSILMERMIHDLIELSKLETNQITFQMEELAPVVFFKELFQKYEWEIEDKGIQCVILVPAEPALPWVLSGDPLRLEQVLSNLISNALRFTEPGGCITLRLVLGGIEGNRPAALVTVEDTGIGIEPELHQHIFERFAQARQPSSKAQGSGLGLAICKEIVHYHHGEIKVRSDPGKGSAFCLELPLKLAQQGEVHSK